From the genome of Callithrix jacchus isolate 240 chromosome 7, calJac240_pri, whole genome shotgun sequence, one region includes:
- the LOC108592737 gene encoding large ribosomal subunit protein eL39-like, with amino-acid sequence MSSNKTFRIKRFLAKKQKQNRPIPQWIQMKTGSKIRYNSNWRRTKLGL; translated from the coding sequence ATGTCTTCTAACAAGACTTTCAGGATTAAGCGATTCCTggccaagaaacaaaagcaaaatcgtCCCATTCCCCAGTGGATTCAGATGAAAACTGGTAGTAAAATCAGGTACAACTCCAATTGGAGAAGAACCAAGCTGGGTCTATAA